Proteins encoded in a region of the Carassius gibelio isolate Cgi1373 ecotype wild population from Czech Republic chromosome B5, carGib1.2-hapl.c, whole genome shotgun sequence genome:
- the LOC127958387 gene encoding centrosome-associated protein 350 — MPVMNRSGLLGKVGLRRLLSSDEVWTLGRKRNQVEFVPVEQDILQVTESNNPPASPSHRYSRQNQASLHLISSERISKTECGSTSCQRDSVKALKSGPEVNEQDTQNKVQGLYEDTCTLKRERPHHPAELPMKPVLHIQHFTLNREPHSDSLPIKDDLRLDSKKRPLKIKEQEDIKMTNVVHGSSTPDTTSLNIQNNQRLHSVLTLNNNHNICDRDVSGQWRSSLSYSKTDKTNEFPEQKSQACINETVTDNPLIENLILEAVSVEIRKAEDSPSCDVSLSEIDEKSEAISFHSDALAWSEEERECLDEEKIEAAQANSCSLIFAEKYTGVPDDLNNKQEGRCTLPRYERQATAESTLSEILSPVDEVLSYGSAELPPSVKGGVTLGLDSYGCPPPPPAFEIITWTSEEELQAPPDSVEDLSINSENLPPLPVDFSLRRKESQSLDSNSVREKEVNDDTNGALCEDPEESDCSEYTFSLPEDARNEISDPLSFFQIGDRVLVCNSRPGVLKYKGLTAFANGFWAGVALDAPIGNHNGTFRGVKYFSCEKSHGVLVRAEDITHIHREHRSDVETGVDEDLFSDEEQPRARRDKQQKVTLSADGQRGHLHSQCPPRDETILTNATPQEDMSDGARNLSHAFEMSSPRTDFELHHNELHQNRHHEDAKLTEELDKDGVHCAQDNRKRQRIKALRDNHSTDTEVRKGDDGHLMPCVLDQWHQAQPDTPPKIKVPPHEDGIVYRLVDTAVEILCGQTNEDTLDLYETPSYLLDDDSRKRYRQVIFQLTSDVLHEIWGDLLRTKQPAQNIDDQSVISALQSSQISITFLKAAVRKEIQKILNLERNEQQMTELLQKLCKYWYAKRDRVDFILIQELHNEERTWLDYSADQYTVKMHLTEEIFSLLLDDTILALNHMHFST, encoded by the exons CTTGTTGGGTAAGGTAGGTTTGAGGAGGCTGTTGTCATCAGATGAAGTGTGGACTTTAGGAAGGAAGAGGAACCAAGTGGAATTCGTCCCAGTCGAGCAGGATATTCTGCAAGTCACAGAATCAAATAATCCTCCAGCCAGTCCCTCTCACAGATACAGCCGACAGAACCAGGCTTCTCTTCACCTTATCAGTTCAGAGAGAATCAGCAAGACTGAATGTGGAAGCACTTCATGTCAGCGTGACTCTGTGAAGGCTTTGAAATCAGGACCTGAAGTTAATG AACAAGACACTCAGAACAAGGTACAAGGGCTTTATGAGGACACCTGCACACTCAAGAGAGAAAGACCACACCATCCAGCTGAACTGCCAATGAAGCCAGTATTACATATCCAGCATTTCACACTCAACCGTGAGCCTCATTCAGATTCACTCCCAATAAAAGATGATCTCCGACTGGACTCTAAGAAGAGACCTCTTAAAATCAAGGAGCAAGAAGACATAAAGATGACAAACGTGGTCCATGGCAGTTCAACACCAGATACCACATCTCTAAATATACAGAACAATCAGAGACTGCACAGTGTGCTGACGCTCAACAACAACCACAATATCTGTGACCGAGATGTCAGCGGGCAATGGAGGTCATCTCTTTCATACTCCAAAACTGATAAAACCAATGAGTTTCCTGAACAAAAATCTCAGGCGTGTATAAATGAGACCGTCACAGACAATCCACTTATTGAAAACTTAATTCTGGAAGCAGTAAGTGTGGAAATAAGAAAGGCTGAGGACAGTCCGTCTTGTGATGTCAGTCTGTCTGAGATAGATGAGAAGTCAGAGGCAATTTCATTTCATAGTGACGCACTAGCATGGTCTGAAGAAGAAAGGGAATGTCTTGATGAGGAGAAGATTGAAGCAGCTCAAGCAAATAGTTGCTCTTTAATTTTTGCTGAAAAGTACACTGGGGTACCAGATGATTTGAACAATAAACAGGAAGGACGCTGTACACTGCCACGTTATGAAAGACAAGCAACTGCAGAGTCGACCCTGTCAGAAATTCTCTCACCTGTAGATGAGGTTTTGTCTTATGGAAGTGCAGAACTCCCTCCATCCGTTAAAGGAGGAGTCACATTAGGTCTTGACAGCTATGgttgccctcctcctcctcctgccttTGAGATTATTACATGGACCAGTGAGGAGGAGCTTCAAGCTCCACCTGATTCTGTAGAAGATCTCTCAATTAACAGCGAGAACCTCCCTCCTCTCCCTGTGGACTTCTCCCTGAGAAGAAAAGAGTCTCAGAGTCTAGACTCTAACAGTGTGAGGGAAAAGGAGGTAAACGATGATACTAATGGAGCTCTGTGTGAGGATCCAGAGGAAAGCGACTGCTCAGAATACACTTTCTCACTTCCTGAAGATGCAAGAAATGAAATCTCGGATCCATTGTCCTTCTTTCAAATTGGAGACAGAGTTCTTGTTTGTAACTCCAGACCAGGTGTGCTGAAATATAAAGGCCTCACAGCGTTTGCGAATGGTTTTTGGGCTGGTGTTGCATTGGATGCCCCTATTGGAAACCACAATGGCACTTTTAGAGGTGTGAAGTACTTCAGCTGCGAAAAAAGCCATGGTGTCCTGGTCAGAGCTGAGGACATCACTCACATACACAGAGAGCATAGAAGTGATGTAGAGACTGGGGTGGATGAAGATCTCTTCTCAGATGAGGAGCAGCCTAGGGCAAGGAGAGATAAACAACAGAAGGTCACATTGTCAGCAGATGGACAAAGAGGACATTTACATAGTCAGTGTCCTCCTAGAGATGAGACCATACTTACAAACGCCACACCTCAGGAAGATATGTCAGATGGAGCAAGAAACCTTTCACATGCCTTTGAAATGTCCTCACCAAGA ACCGACTTTGAGCTCCATCATAATGAGCTCCATCAAAACAGGCATCATGAGGATGCTAAGCTGACAGAAGAGCTGGATAAAGATGGAGTTCACTGTGCTCAGGATAATAGAAAGAGACAAAGGATTAAAGCATTGCGTGACAACCACTCTACAGATACT GAAGTCAGAAAAGGTGATGATGGTCATTTAATGCCATGTGTCTTGGATCAGTGGCATCAGGCCCAACCCGACACGCCACCAAAGATAAAAGTGCCACCCCATGAAGACGGCATTGTGTACAGATTAGTGGACACTGCAGTGGAGATTCTGTGTGGCCAAACAAATGAAGACACTCTTGACCTTTATGAAACACCAAGCTATTTATTAGACGATGATAGTCGCAAACGTTATCGGCAG GTGATCTTTCAGTTAACATCTGATGTACTTCATGAGATTTGGGGTGATCTGTTAAGGACAAAACAACCTGCCCAGAATATAGATGATCAATCTGTGATCTCAGCTCTGCAATCCAGTCAAATTTCAATCACATTTTTAAAG GCTGCCGTGAGAAAAGAGATACAGAAAATTCTGAATTTAGAGCGAAATGAGCAACAGATGACAGAGTTGCTCCAAAAACTGTGCAAATACTGGTACGCCAAGAGAGACAGAGTGGACTTTATACTG ATTCAGGAACTTCATAATGAGGAGAGAACTTGGCTTGACTACAGTGCTGACCAGTACACTGTGAAAATGCATCTGACCGAGGAGATTTTCAGTCTTCTTTTGGATGACACAATATTAGCCCTAAATCATATGCACTTCTCAACCTAA